One part of the Niveispirillum cyanobacteriorum genome encodes these proteins:
- a CDS encoding glycosyltransferase, which produces MHIALFLHSLSTGGAQRRSIMLANGLASRGHRVDLVTAIDGGPQMGLVAGNVMRLPLAAGEGRAVASGGARAGDLIRAIRPLARYLRDHRPDMLVGMANHAVIPTILAHGLAGRRETSLVLRASNHLSRRRDGGASLRRTAEAMLWRRADGVLAVSDDVARDVVRTTGIAGERVFSVPSPILPNRLPGLMSDRDGAGRPLRILSMGRFVRQKGFDTLLRAFALLRTRADAHLILAGDGPDRAALVALARELGIEEQVSFPGLISDPFAQMAAADLFVLSSRWEGMPGVLVEAMAMGCPVISTDCPGGSRELLRHGALGPLVPVDDVAALADGMDAALSHPVASSVLRERVRGFTVAGATAAYEQALLALAGRPSSFPGQPQPTPPRLAA; this is translated from the coding sequence ATGCATATCGCCCTGTTCCTGCATTCGCTCAGCACTGGCGGCGCCCAGCGGCGCAGCATCATGCTGGCCAATGGGCTGGCGTCGCGGGGGCACAGGGTCGATCTGGTCACCGCCATTGATGGCGGGCCGCAGATGGGCCTGGTGGCGGGGAATGTCATGCGCCTGCCGCTGGCGGCGGGTGAAGGGCGGGCGGTGGCCAGCGGCGGGGCGCGGGCGGGCGATCTGATCCGGGCGATACGACCCCTGGCCCGCTATCTGCGCGATCATCGGCCCGACATGCTGGTCGGTATGGCCAATCATGCGGTCATTCCCACCATCCTGGCCCATGGTCTGGCCGGACGGCGGGAGACCTCGCTGGTCCTGCGGGCCAGCAACCACCTGTCGCGGCGGCGTGATGGCGGAGCCAGCCTGCGCCGGACGGCGGAGGCCATGTTGTGGCGACGGGCCGACGGGGTGCTTGCCGTATCCGACGATGTCGCCCGCGATGTGGTGCGCACCACGGGGATCGCGGGGGAACGTGTCTTTTCCGTGCCCAGCCCTATCCTGCCCAACCGCTTGCCGGGCCTGATGTCAGACCGCGATGGCGCGGGCCGTCCGCTGCGCATCCTGTCCATGGGCCGGTTCGTACGGCAGAAGGGGTTCGATACGCTGCTGAGGGCCTTCGCCCTGCTGCGCACGCGTGCGGATGCTCACCTGATCCTGGCCGGCGACGGGCCGGACCGTGCGGCCCTGGTGGCGCTGGCGCGGGAATTGGGGATTGAGGAGCAAGTGAGTTTTCCCGGCCTGATCAGCGATCCGTTCGCGCAGATGGCGGCGGCGGATCTGTTCGTGCTGTCGTCACGCTGGGAAGGGATGCCGGGCGTGCTGGTGGAGGCGATGGCGATGGGCTGTCCTGTCATCTCCACCGACTGTCCCGGCGGTTCGCGCGAATTGCTGCGCCATGGCGCGCTGGGTCCGCTGGTGCCGGTCGATGATGTGGCCGCACTGGCCGATGGCATGGATGCCGCCCTATCCCACCCGGTGGCATCCTCGGTCCTGCGTGAGCGGGTGCGAGGCTTCACGGTGGCTGGTGCTACAGCGGCCTATGAACAGGCGCTGCTGGCCCTGGCGGGACGCCCGTCGAGCTTCCCCGGCCAGCCACAGCCCACGCCCCCGCGTCTGGCGGCCTGA